The genomic stretch tactctaattccgctgcttatgttggtttgtgatgtgagattgtgaaaatgttaaggtactgctatcagagatccttgtaggtttgtaagacaaatacgtgtcttactcacacaaccggtattcctaatgataagttgggtctactaaaATTGGGGTGTGATAGCATTGTTATTGGGTTTTGAATCCATAGAAGCATAGACTGATTTAGCATTGCTAATCCATCTGCTATTGAAGCCTGATGAGGTTACATGGTTGTGGGAATGCTTTCATGAGTTTAAATGTAATTGTGTTATCAAAAACCGCAGTTTGATTGTAATTAAGAAATAGTTTAATAGTCTTGTTAGCCAAGCTCATAGTCTCTCTGGGAGGGCTAGGGAGAATGACCATTGTggatgttattatttttttattttatcattggaTACATTGAAAATTGTCTAGAGTAACTATGTCTCAAATTTtagattcaaattcaatcaaattgcCCCATATATGTGTTCATGCATGTCAGTACTTGTCAAGCATCTTTGTGCCCCTTCTTTGCAATCTtaacaatcttttattttgcCACTGGCCATGAAGTTATAGCCCTAACTAAAATGTCCCGTGACATAAAAATCACATAAATAAGGTTTGGATACCTAATCTAGTTAATTGAATCACTCACATTTGAGTGGGGATACCTCCCACATGAAAACCCCATCTTGAATCCCCAAACTAGACAACCTAAAATCCTAGATTTGGGAAGTTGACCAAACCCTCTATAATCTGCCATCCTAACCTAGCTATATGTTAGGGAAATGACCCTCTCTTGATAGGGGCACCTAATGATTCCGCTCCCTAAAGAAAAAGTAAGTCTCCCACCCATGTCACATCTTCCCCTTATTTGACACCTTTCGTCTTCTCCTCGCCCCACTGGCATCTGGAATAGCCTTTGcatctcccttccccctctccaTGGTCAAGGCTAATTAGGGTCAAATTGGACTGACCCTGAGGGCAGTTAGTTGAATTTTTCATGCTTTGTATCAGGGTCGGACAATACCAACGCCCAAATAAGGGGACTCAAAGTTGGGCTAAGGTTTTAAAATGCCTAGCCTAACCGACCCTATTGCAACCCTAACAGCCCTAATCGCAACCATGTTACAACCAAAGGCAGTAGAGACTATTGAGTATAAACTATAAACCATATACTATAAACTATAACCATTTTCGACATCTGACAAGTTAGATCAAACTGAAATATTATATCTCTTGTTTCACATATTAAGTTTTATTCTAAAAGAATTTACCGAAGTAGGAAAACAAGACATTGATGAATTAAGAGAAATTCAATAGTGGTTGGAGTACTCCTACACTGTCATGGACATACACGGGAAGGTGAATGATTAAATTTGAGGCTCATGTTTGACACGTAGCCTATTTAAACTATTCCCTTTATATAAGAACATCGGAATATTATTTTTTCGAATGGTAAAATTAATCTAAATGCCATATTAAAAATATATCCAAGTGGATTTATGATCTGCATCTGTTTCGCTTATcctttcatttttcaaattGTGACTGGTatcttaatttttcttctaaAGCCATAGTCAACCTCAATATAACTTTTATGAATTATCTAATAATTATCTTTACTAGCAATTTTGATGCCTCAAATTATAAGGTGGGTGGACCGCATTCATTGTGTGTCAAAACAAATTTAGTTTGGTGGGGCTTGAATATGGTGTGGAGAGAGATGAGGTCGAGGCAGACTCTAGAGGGCTACTGTAAGGGATCGAGTCTTGTCGGAAGATTGGATGCAAATCTTTAGAGGAATGGGTTAATTCAGAATAGTTGCTTAGTCATACCAGATGAGAGGATGTATTATGGACGTGAGAGTGTAGTCTGGATCGGCTCCTCATACAAGAACCTAATCTTGGATTCTCTTATAGCTAAGAGGTGGACATGTATAACCCACTTATTATCTCTCATATTTTTTGACCGATTAACTTTcccttcctattttctctccccattATCTCTTTCCACTCACGGAACCACAcgcactccctctctctcctcactgtttataacctttttttttttttccatttttcattttaattataatttaaattcatttttttttaatcttgaaaAATAGCTTTAGATATTGGTCTCGGGCCTCTTGGCAGATACTAACCCgatatcaataaaaaattaaaaataataaaatattggtAAACTATTAATAGAATAAAGTTTTACTCATCCTTAGATGACGGTTCACCCACCATCCGAGAGTTCACAAGTCCCTACAGGGTTTTAGTATAAATCCAAAATACTTTATGCTAGCATGATGGTGATTTAGAGATATGGTGCATTGATGATATGTCGATTTGGTCGGAGATGATATCAAGCCTTTCAATTTTTACAATAtgttgatacatatcaatattgGTCACCATACAATTCTGATCTCAAAATTTTCATCACCGATACATTGATTGTGTGACCACCTTGGGCTTCATGTCAAGGCGTTTTTGACCGCTAAGTGCATGCCGAACACTgtgttgcgccacagaggagctcaatccgagagagagagagagagagagagagagagagagagagagagagagaataatattTTAGGTAATCCCGGTTGTGATTTTTAGTGGAATACATGCGTCAACCAAGAAAGCATATAAGAATCCAAGATCACATCCAGACCCATGAGAGTGTTTTAACTTTTACTTGATGCTCAATTGGGCTGTTCTAAACTACAATAAGTACCTTTAATGATTTGTAATAATTATGTACTGGAGCTTGCTCTGCTCTGCTTCTTTGCTCAATAAATGAGGATCTAGGGTGGTGTTATGCTGTGTTTGTGGATGTTTATGACTTTatgttttctcttatttctcaagttattttttttttcatttaaaaaatgatCCAATCATCTTGTTTTTATTAATTTAGATGAAAAAAATATGTCTAGCGGTGTGGCCTATGCCAATGTTCATCATGTGTCTATTCATATTCTCACATGTGAAAAGACATCCCTACCCCTtctttgggggaggggggagagataTAGATAGAAAGGTCCCTAGACGAAGAGCAACTTTCCGAATTTAAAACACTTGGAATTTGGATCGTAATTATCCATTTaacatctttcttttttcttgaaataATATCTGATCtcagaaaatcaaatcaaacatcCGATTATACAATTAACATTTTAATCGTGTTACCATGAATTAAATGaatgtttttaaattttaataaatgtAAATGTCAATCTAACAAATAAtagtaatgaaaaaaaaaagtatagacTCTTTTTATGGTTTTCTTCCCTTAAATCTTCCAAGTCTTTTGACATTCATATTGGTAAGATTTACATCCAAATTATACGTTTCTGTCCAGTTTAAATTTTATAGCCGTTTACAATCCATATTGTGAGATTTACAGTTCTATCCATTTTAACTTTTTCTAGGTGTTTGCTATCCACACTgcgtatttaaaaaataaataaaataaaaaattacgtCGGTTTTCTCCATTTAACTTTTTCTAGCCGTGgagtattaaaaaattaaaaaatattacgCTAAGATATACGTCTGACGTTGGACGCTCCTCTCCATTTCTAAATTTCTAGCCGTTTGGCATCATCGTAAGATTCAAGTCTTAAAGCTTGAAATATAAACTTTAGGCTTTCCCTTTCTCAGCCACAAgataaaatatctttttttggtagaacacaAGAAAAAATATCTTCACGCCCtcgagaaggagagagagggtcgTGGGAGGCAGAGACTAGAGAGTGCTCTGGAGGTAGAgaattgcagagagagagagagagagagagagagagcattcgTAGCATTGCGCAAGAATTGCAGAGGATTCAAATCCTTGGTCGGTGGGCTTTGATGTTGTAATCGGAAATACCACCGGGAAACTGAACAAAACCAGATAAAAACGGCCAATCTCcatctctccttctttctctctcttataatTTACAATTTTCCGAACTCGTATTGGTGGGTATCTCACTGCTTTCTTTCCTTTCGCttggattaattttttttttcctgttctcAAAGGTAGGGTTTTTGCTAGCTAGATGCTTCGCTTAATTGGGAAAAATGCCGCTCTTCTCAAAGGCAGGGTTTTAGCATTTGAGAATGGTTTGGTTTGAGATTTAGCTTCATTCTGTGCAGAAATAAGAATGGCGAGAGAGAAATTCAGATTAAAAAGAGCGATAACACGGCGGCGAGGCAGGCTACTTTCtcgaaaagaagaagagggattTTTAAGAAGGCTGAGGAGCTCTCCATCCTTTGCGATGCCGAGGTCGCTCTCATCATTTTCTCCTCAACTGGAAAGCTCTTCGAGTATGGTCGCACTAggtaatttctctctctctctctctctctcttcttagtgTCTCTCTAGGATGAATGCATCCTTTCTATGTTATTCTATGCCAATATTGGAAGGTAAGAAGAGCTTCTGAGTTCCCAAACTTCATCGGAAGGTTTTGGAAGTTCAGACAATCGATCATTTAGCTTTGAGGATCTTCTGGAAACGAAAGTTAGAATCTGAGAaaggaataggaaagaagaaacttTGGGTGCACCGAAATCTATGCTGCACTTGTGGCCTCGTATACAGAAAAATGTTTCTCaccattttctttaacttctcagtttctcttctttattctgttatttcttgttttcttattttaaatctTATTGACGTGTGTTTTGTTATGTTGTTACAGAGCACATACACATGTGGtctaataattttaatttacttaGCAGTCGGGGGCATACTATTCTCACCTTGGTAACTGATCCTGATTTCCATATGATTTGAGTTTCAGACATTTTTTCTGTATTCATGCTTGATTATGATGGGGCCTTGATTTTTTGTATCCTTAtcagttatatatatatatatatatatagcgcCTCAAACGTCGCTGCTCACAGGATTACTGTTACCTCTCCCCACCAAAGTCTTAACACTGATACCTGTTGGCGCTCGTGGATTGGAGTCTGGAGAAGGTGATGCTCTGTCCCATTATGTTGTTCTCCACTTTTCTGTAAATTTTGACGTAGCAAAGTCCTTGGGCTGTTAGAAAAGTCGAAgatttttttggtttccttCATATGTTTTTTTGGGGCTACGTTTGATATGATGGAGATATGAGGCAatgtgtaccaatgcatttgacGTTtggctagggtttagggttgattGATAAAGAACGAAAGCCAGATTAAATCCATATTCTTATACCTTTCTGAGTTGGAATTATGTACTCTGCTTCTAAAACTCCAAAACTCTGTTTATAATTTATATGGCTTCACTTGTTTGAAGCTTTGAATTTCCTTTTGTCCTGAATCACAATTTATCGCCCTTGATGAAATTGTTCACTGGATTTTAGTCTCATAGGGTATATCACTGCAACGCATGCTTGGATTCTTGAATGAGGATTGCGATTAAGTACTGTAAATAAATATGCACTTTGTTTCCCTGAATTTATTCTAAgaaaatctttatttttataaacttTTGAAGTCATATCATACAAACTGCAAATCTGCAAATAACAGGGTAAGTTACAGTTCTACGGGGTGACATCTtatttgttgtttctgactTTGTTAGATCGTATATTGGCTTATCAATGAGTTACTTATTTATTAATTCATAGGTCTCATCTTGGGCTTATCAATTCATTTCttgtttaattaatttgaaattttttttttctctttcctcccaaaATCTGGACGCCTTTCCATGTGCTTTATGCATTATACATGAACTAAAGCACAATGTAAGATGAATAACTAAAATCATCACTGGACTTCATAGCCAACATTGAGTCTTGAGATCCTTAAAACAGTCTTTCTAATTTTATAAATTAGATACTATGATAAATAAAGGATTCTTCACAAAATTTCAATGATATTATCATATTTAAACTCTGATGAGAAggttttttgctttaatcatcAGGGATTGTTCTCTTCTATTTGGGTCCTTAGAAAAAAACCGGATAAGGGACACCTGGAAATAGATATGTCTAACTGATGATGAATTATTGACTACATTGTTGGTCATTGCACATGCCTAGAGGGCACCaacttttattttgttattattaagattttaaaaataatgtgCTTCAATATTGCCTTTAGTGTTAAATTATGGACTTAGAGTGGATGGAAGTTACAAATGGGGTGGGTTAACAAATGAGGAATTGAAATACTTAATTGATGCTTAATATTGTCTTTAGCATTTATCATTAGGGAGTTGGCTAGCTAGCTATTTTACTGTCATAGAGAGCCTATCAGTTCTCATGAGACTGCACTGTAGCACAAAATCTCCATGGCTTGCAAAGATGGATTCAATATCAGTCAAACCCATGTTTTGGCTGTTAGCAACAAAGTTTCAGCACATGCTTTGGGGTTTGGATCAACTGCTTCAGTAATAAGTTTGGGTTCTGGTTCTGTTCAgctaaaattttcagttttagctGATGGATTTTTAATCTGATTTCCTATCTTCACAAAATGTTGTCTTTCCTCTAACATTGTTATCTTCACTAATGTTAGTCTATGTTTTCTGAAATCTTTACttatctttagtttcagaaatttatacttttttatttttttcatccacAGAGAAAGAAGAGTTTAGGTCCCTTGGAAAGAGCCATGCTCAACGGACTTTAATTTGGAGTCGTTCTATATGTGGCATTAATGGTCCAGTTCATATACACTCTGTCTTCATGCAACTTGATATGACCATAGATTGTAGCTCCAAGTAATTAAGCTCAACATTGATAAAAACTTGCAGAAAACCAATGAATAACTACACAGATTTTGTTTCTCCATTGAATTCATTGTCCAGTTTCATTTGATTGATATAATTTGCTCAGAACTATGGACAATACAAGAACTATACACTGATGAGAAAGTTAAAAACTTAAAATGAATTTCTTCAACCAATAAAATTTTCCATGTCTACAAGAATTTGTGAAACGAAATGAGGTTATTTGGAGTAGATATTCACATGCAAAACTACTCCCAAACCACTCCTCCCTTTTGCATGTGTTGGTTGGGTTTTTGAGTTTATAGAcacattttcctctcttttgaaTGCACACACGAGTGCATTATTGTGTCAGAATTAATAACAACCAAAGCAATGCCTCTTCAAGGCTTCACATGCTTTAATCGAGTTTAGGTCAAGTCTTTAAGAAATACTGATAAACATTAGATTGTAAATATTTAATGAATAGTACTCACTGGTGGATGGTATGCTTACTGATCATGTGAGCCTTTATGAGTTTGCTTCTTACAGATGGTTGTATTTTTCTCAACTTCGATTTGTAATAAATTTGTTGCTTTTCACACTCGTCCACTCAGGACTACAAGGAGAGAGGAGACAACAAACAGAGCCGTGAGAATACTAACAAAACTTTCAACCTCTTACAATGTATTGCTTTTCTTATTCAGCATCTTTTTGAAGCTCAATATTTCTTATTGATCTCAAATAATGCAGTATCATTTTACTAGAGAGAGGTTTCTCAAACATAAGTTGAGAATTCTGTTTTGGCTGGTTTTTTTCAAGTTGTACTTGACAAGCCAAGGTTAGCAGAGCATCTCTGCTTGCATGAAACCATAatcatcctctttcttctcttcaacGAATTATTATAGTTTTTACTCAACAGCAGAATGTTGAGGCAGAGGATtcatgttttcattttttttttttttttttttttttgtcatttggacatgataagTAGCCATCTCTATGGACATTAGGATTGGCTTTTGACCGATAAATGCTGAGACATTAAGACCAGTAATATTGACTTGGAGAACTAAGATATGAAAACCCATCTTCTTTGCTGGTTTTTTTCAGTAAAATACTGTCTTTGAATTATTAGGAGTCTAAAAATTGCAGGAAATACCTGCTGTATCTTCCCAAATTGATCGAAAACCTACTAGAGATTCAAATCCAAGGTTCACAACAGCCAACTAAGTATACATTATTTCagaattttaatttggaaattCCTTCTCTAATGAATGAATAAGGAAGAGAACAAGATTATTCATGAATGTAAATTTTTACCAACAATTTCAGTTAGAAAGACAATATATAGAAGCCAAACTTGCAGGAATAGAATGTAGACTGTAGGAGTAACTCAGCCAAATCAGGCCTTTTAACTCTTGGTTTAAAGGATCTGGAGAATTATATTGTCTATTGTAAATAACGAAATTAAGAAACCCAGGGAcgatttgatttagtttctcaagggatttttttttgttaggctTTTTTCCCCATTGAGGGCCTAACcgaaggtggggggggggaattgtCTATTTTGTGTTGATGTATCTGGCTTGCTTCAccaattttcatatttttccctttttcccttttcttctttaatacaaatgaccttttagcgaaaaaaaaatattagacactGTACctatcaacaaaaaaaatcagatatcGTAAATCTTAGTATACGGTAAACATAAACAGTAATCTCCAAAATACGGATAAAACTACATTGTGATTTGATACGTTGTATCATTTAGAGAAACATGATGGGAACTGAAGGGTAGCCCCTGAAATTTTATGATGAATTGCTCTTTTTCTCATCTTGAAGCAGTCCACTTTCCAGAACCCAGTTTTCAATCATTGCCTAAGAACTTACTAACTGGTCTGCAGGGACAAGGTGTCTAGCCCCTAAAACAACTACTCCACTCAAGATTTCCCATTTTTACACATACCCCGCAAGCTTTCCATTCACTGTCCTGACATTTCGCTTTGCCATTTTGAAAACTTCGCTCACTTGTAACAAAAAACGTGATATCTAATCATTTTTAGGACTTGACGAAATTTCAATCATGGGTTTCATAACTTGAATTTAAATTGATGAATTCTGACAGAGAAGAGATACAGAGGCTGAAAGGTAGAGAAACCAATATCACCTACAAAGAAGCCTTTAGCACAGCTACAGAAAATGTAAGTGTTGTTTAAGCTGAATAAGATGCTTCATTCACCTtgacaaaaatacaaaaacatgTTAGAAACTCTGTTTGAAGGCCATAATtttgtgttaagtttgtctcgaattcttgacccgttttgaagattgatctgatccgacatattttggtggtgactcgaatggaaatttttctgagatctgtgatggaagcagaggggttaggccgataggcccaagcccggagcccatcattgatctcgtatgggggtgcaggGCCTaggcccccgcggtatggtttgaccggatcgaccgcaacccgatgggtcaacccgcgatttggagtatatataatgtactgttgcttgttgaaaaagtcattgtattctagggttttcacgcagctagggtttcagggcgagtttttcctcgccgttgctagggtgtaatttctcttctgcatagtgaatcatcttcttcttcgcctgagaacgtagcacaccaccctagtgtgtgaacttcgttaaatctctgtgtcctacggatctattgtctctttattattcgtgtttcttggtgtttgatctttcAAACTGGTATCAAAGCTCTTGGTTACTTCGATCTAtagcttcaacgaaatacgatattaaTAGGTTCGACGGCaatatcagttttagtttatggcaggttcgaatgatggctgttctcacacagtagggtttgaagaaaaccctatttgggaagacGAAGAAACCTGTAACTATGTCCAATGATGAGTAATGGGCTTTCATTTTGGCATATATGTTATGACTGTATAGGTTTGTTTTCTGTAGGCCCATTTCCATCTAAATCAGTACAAATGACATGTAGAGTAGAGAGCTGTAGCCAAGGAAAGCAAAAAGTGACAAGGAACCCAGGTGTTTTTGAGCTAATATAACCCCCTAATGCTAATAGAATTTTCCCTCATCATttggagattttatttttttggttctttAATGATTTCTAcctagttatttttttttttctttaattgctAAGTTGTGACAAACATTTTTTGTAAGCTATATAACTAGGAGTGAGAAACTAGCAGAGTTACAATAAGAAAGTTGGAGGTTGCTACTAAGGAgaacttgttctttgataaTGGATTAGAGGTATACTAGAGTAATTTAAGCAGGTTCTTATAGACCAATTTGAATTATATTTTcgattttgatctttgattaaAGGGAGCTCTGTTGTTCATAGAATTTGAGTCACATGTTATCTTTTTTGGCATATCTTGTAAAGTTTAATCACGTGATCCGGCcctttcattctctctctctctctctctctctctctctctctctcttacagaCATTCCTATcccatgtgcatttgcacatgtgGATTtgctagtgtgtgtgtgtgtgtgtgtgtgtgtatatataacTTGTGTGCCTTAATTCCTAGAGGCATGAGGTGCTGAGCCGATGCTCGAACTTTCATGCCTTAACGCCTAAGCGCTAAAGGTACAGAGCCAAAGCTCAGACTTGCGTGTcttaatgcctaagggcttaaggtgccaagACAGAATTCAgacttgcgtgccttaatgcctaagggcttgaggtgtcgagctggAGCCCAGACTTGCAGGCCTTAATatctaagggcttgaggtgtccaACTGAGGCttgggcttgcgtgccttaatgcctaagggcttgagTTGTTGAGCTGGAACTTAGACTTACCtgccttaatgcctaagggcttgaggcGTGAAGTTGAGGCTCGGACTTTTGTGCCTCAGTgcataaggtcttgaggtgctgaGTTGAGGCTCAGGCTCTCTTCTTAGATCTTAGTCTTGAGGTGTAGAACTAGATCTCGAACTTGCGTGTcttaatgcctaagggcttAAAGTGTTAAGCCGGGGCTTGAACTTGTGTGCCTTAACGCTTAAGGGCTTAAGGTACCAAGCCAGAGATTaaacttgcatgccttaattCTTAAAGGCTTGAGGTACCGAGTCAGAACTCgaacttgcatgccttaattCCTAAGTGCTTGAGGTGGTGAGACGGAGCTCAAACTTACG from Macadamia integrifolia cultivar HAES 741 chromosome 11, SCU_Mint_v3, whole genome shotgun sequence encodes the following:
- the LOC122092803 gene encoding uncharacterized protein LOC122092803 isoform X2, producing MAREKFRLKRAITRRRGRLLSRKEEEGFLRRLRSSPSFAMPRSLSSFSPQLESSSSMVALDIFSVFMLDYDGALIFCILISYIYIYIYSASNVAAHRITVTSPHQSLNTDTCWRSWIGVWRREEIQRLKGRETNITYKEAFSTATENLEKG
- the LOC122092803 gene encoding uncharacterized protein LOC122092803 isoform X1 translates to MAREKFRLKRAITRRRGRLLSRKEEEGFLRRLRSSPSFAMPRSLSSFSPQLESSSSMVALDIFSVFMLDYDGALIFCILISYIYIYIYSASNVAAHRITVTSPHQSLNTDTCWRSWIGVWRRTTRREETTNRAVRILTKLSTSYNVLLFLFSIFLKLNISY